From Chryseobacterium joostei, the proteins below share one genomic window:
- a CDS encoding gliding motility lipoprotein GldH, translated as MRKILGLFSLILFFSCNSSSGEDTIMNSVDNKWNKKSEQKFNLEISDPQNPKNIIFVVRNNNNYPYSNIRFIVNFTNLQNKKKEIDTLNYVLAKPNGEWLGTGFGDTKETLFQYKLNYRFPGKGKYQIGLTQAMRNDNLPGIEDIGIKIETAKTVTINGRKQ; from the coding sequence ATGCGTAAAATTTTAGGATTATTTTCCCTTATCCTTTTCTTTAGTTGTAATTCTTCTTCAGGAGAAGACACTATAATGAATTCCGTTGACAACAAATGGAATAAGAAAAGTGAGCAAAAATTTAATCTTGAAATTTCAGATCCGCAGAATCCTAAAAATATTATATTTGTCGTAAGAAATAACAACAATTACCCTTACAGTAATATAAGGTTTATTGTGAATTTCACTAATCTACAGAACAAAAAAAAGGAAATTGACACCTTAAATTATGTTCTGGCAAAACCAAACGGAGAATGGCTTGGTACAGGCTTTGGTGACACAAAGGAAACATTGTTTCAATATAAATTAAATTACAGGTTTCCAGGAAAAGGAAAATATCAAATTGGTCTTACACAAGCGATGAGAAATGATAACCTTCCGGGAATTGAGGACATTGGGATAAAAATAGAAACGGCTAAAACCGTAACCATAAATGGAAGAAAACAATAA